In Methylobacterium aquaticum, the following are encoded in one genomic region:
- a CDS encoding SDR family oxidoreductase, which translates to MRLNGKVAIVTGAGGGFGEGIAKRYAEEGAKVAVLDLRGDAAERVAGEIGASAIAIAADVGSALDVEAAVRRTTEAFGTPHILVNNAGTTHRNQPLMEVDEEAFDRVFRVNVKSIFHFVRALAPAMRDNGGGVILNVGSTAGIRPRPGLTWYNASKGAVNLMSKSLAVELAPWKIRVNALCPVMGETGLLEAFMGVPDTPENRAKFVATIPLGRMSRASDIANVALFLASDEAEFITGVEMPIDGGRTV; encoded by the coding sequence ATGAGGCTGAACGGCAAGGTCGCGATCGTCACCGGCGCCGGCGGCGGCTTCGGCGAGGGCATCGCCAAGCGCTATGCGGAGGAAGGCGCCAAGGTCGCGGTGCTCGACCTGCGCGGCGACGCCGCCGAGCGGGTGGCGGGTGAGATCGGCGCCTCGGCCATCGCCATCGCGGCGGATGTCGGCAGCGCGCTGGATGTCGAGGCGGCGGTGCGGCGCACCACCGAGGCCTTCGGCACGCCGCACATCCTCGTCAACAATGCCGGCACCACCCACCGCAACCAGCCGCTGATGGAGGTGGACGAGGAGGCCTTCGACCGGGTGTTCCGGGTCAACGTGAAGTCGATCTTTCACTTCGTCCGGGCGCTGGCGCCTGCGATGCGCGACAATGGCGGCGGCGTGATCCTCAATGTCGGCTCGACCGCCGGCATCCGGCCCCGTCCCGGCCTGACCTGGTACAACGCCTCGAAGGGGGCGGTGAACCTGATGTCGAAGTCGCTCGCCGTCGAGCTGGCGCCGTGGAAGATCCGCGTCAACGCGCTCTGCCCGGTGATGGGCGAGACCGGCCTGCTCGAAGCCTTCATGGGTGTGCCGGATACGCCGGAGAACCGGGCGAAGTTCGTGGCGACGATCCCGCTGGGGCGGATGTCGCGGGCGTCCGACATCGCCAACGTGGCGTTGTTCCTGGCCTCCGACGAGGCGGAGTTCATCACCGGGGTGGAGATGCCGATCGATGGGGGGCGGACGGTCTGA